In Oryza sativa Japonica Group chromosome 1, ASM3414082v1, the genomic stretch GCTCTCCCCAATTTCTTCTGGAAACCCTCCGCGGCACGGGCGaaatggggcggcggcggcgattcgCGCAGCTCGCCACcaccagcgacgacgacgacgacgacgcccccgccgccgacgcgccgccCAAGGCgaagcccccgccgccgccctcctcctcctcaggcCCCAAGAAGCCGAAGCAGCGCCGCCTTTCCTccgcggcggccgacgacgacgacgacgtcgaggaggacgacctggagctcgaggaggaggaggaggacgagaagGATCTGGAGGAGATGCGgaggaacgaggaggaggagcggcgggaggagacgcagacccgccgccgccgccgccgccggggccgcaAGCCCAAGCGCCCCGCCGAGGAgagcgaggaggacgaggaggaggaggaggaggaggccaaggCGGAGGAGGCCCGCGAGGAGGAGAACACCGAGGCGGTCCCCATCGGGGAGCCCGTCAAGATCACCGGCAGGGGGAAGAAGCAGCGCAAGCATTACACCTCCTTCGAGTACGAGGGCAACACCTTCGAGCTCGtatgccgcctcctcccccccaTTTTGGCTAGGGTTTTTAGGGTTTTTGATGATTTTCCCAAattctgatttttcttttttcttttgcggATTGATGATTGTTGTCGATTTGCAGGAGGACCCGGTGCTGCTCACGCCTGAGGATAGCAAGGAGAAACCTTATGTCGCCATCCTCAAGGTCTGTGATGAATCACTCCTGTTGCCGATCTGGACAATGTATCAAGGAATTGTTTTAGGCATTCAAATTATGTCATTTTGTCGCCATCACCAAGATCTGTGATTAATCACCCCTGTAACGTATTTGGACGATATTAGAACGTTGGAAAAATATGATGCAAAAAATCGTGTGTCagattttcagttttttctaTGCTTGAACTTATAGCTAGTTTTCTTTGGTGCAATAGTTTGCGAACAACTGTTACTCCCCTATCAGTTTGAAATATTGATGTCAATCTTGAAAATGAACATCGTTCCAAAACTCTATGAGCATAAACCAGTGTTGATATGAATTTTAAATAGGAACTTAGATATAGATTTGGTTTTGGATGCACTTGTTTTTACCTCTCAATGTTGTTTCAATGATGGAACTTTGCTTAGATTTACTGATGCTAGTATTAGCTATGACCTGTATCAAGCAATTGTTCTATATTCTATGATTGAAATCATTGACTCATTGCCTACCTTTTGTTGTTGAGGAGGCAAAGTTACACAATCTTAGTTGTTTCTGTAATCTGTTCTCTCTTTCCAGAGTGAGTTATGAGAAATAACACTTCACTATAATCTTGGAACAGGATATAACAGAAACTGAGGGAAGCTTATCAGTAACTGGTCAGTGGTTTTATAGACCAGAAGAGGCTGACAAAAAGGGTGGGGGAAGCTGGAAAGCAAGTGACACGAGGGAGTTATTTTATAGTTTCCATATTGATGATGTGCCAGCAGAGTCAGTTATGCACAAGTGTGTAGTCCATTTCATTCCTCAACATAAGAAAATTCCCAGCCGGAAGGAACACCCTGGATTCATTGTCCAAAAGGTCTATGACACAGTTGCGAAGAAACTTTGGAACCTAACAGACAAAGATTATGAGGATAACAAGCAACATGAGATTGATCTTCTCGTTAAGAAAACAATAGACCGTATTGGACAGCTTTCTGATATTGAACCTGCAGATGCTCCTGGTGACAACAATGATCAGCTCTCAAACAAGCGAGGACTGCGGAAGAGACCTGTGCTTCCTATAGATGTTTCAAGAGATGATGCTTTAGCAGGCAAATCAGAGCAATTTGGAAAAGCAGAGACACCTGGAAGTGATAAGCTAAAGAATTATGCCACCCTTGTCAAGTATAAAGCTGTTACTGGTGATCAATATCGTGATAGGTGGCTTGATAAATTAGTGGATACTATTCCACTAACATCAAAGGAAAGTGCTGGGGCTTCTCATGCTGATCCTGGTGGTGCTACCAAAAGTTCAACTAATGGTTCATCTGCAAAGGAAGTAAGTTCTGGTGTAAGTTGTTTCTTTCCCTGTGATGGGAATGGTTGAAACTCTAAACTCCTCCATGTTGAATTGATCTTCCACACTCTTAACCTTGTCTGGAATATGCCACATAGGAACGCTACAGTTAATTATCTTGGTAACATTAGGTTAAGTTATCATCTCACTTTCCAACAAGCTTATTCATCTATTTGGTGGTGATATGAAATTTGTATATGCGCTACAAATTTACTGTTATATTTAACATTAACACTTTTTTGGTTCCGAGTATCGGTAGTAAACCGCCTTTCCTTGTTCCTATGTTCTCTAGACAAGTGGCCTGGGATGACTACAAACTACAGGGTTCACTTGACAAGGCATTATTGGACTAGTGATTGCTTCACTGCACTGCCAATACcgaatatttttttgtttgtgtCAAGCATTTTTCTTTCTGTGTTAATGTGCAAACATAAAGATTAAAAGTAAAACTCACAACATCTCATGGATGCTTAAATGAGCAAGCGTTAAGTCATACCATGTTATATCTATCACTGGTCAGTGTACTTTGTTTGCTAAGGCATACTAGTGATTGCCTCTCAGCACTGAAAAATACAGCATAGGGCTATTACGTTTGCAACGGTCAATCGGTCATTTATTAGTAGTCGTGTAAGCCTCTGGTTGAGAATGTTTAATTTGATAGAAGTAACATGATAACAGAATCACAAGGACCTGAAAGAAGCATGCTCACAGTTACATGGTCTCTGAACCGCATACGGGTTAAAAATCGGAAGAAGGGTTTTATTACTAAATGAATCACACACTTCATGTACTGAGCGCAGAAGACAGTAATTTTTGTTAGTGTGGACTGTGATAACCATGTTTGTTGCTTTGGACAATTTTGCGATGCTAAATTTGTCACCTTGTTCTGTAAATTTATATTTATCGAGAAAGTAGTGCCATTCATTGAAAATTATTTGTTAGACCTCTTATTTTTGGGATGggcacatgttttttttccttctttttatgTAATCTCTTGGCAACTTTGCATGTTCTTTTATTGTTGGGATTTATAAGAAGTATATGTTCACTAAAGCCTTCTATTTGTTTCATTGGTTCCCTGTGTtttgttgttttgttttctttatttgcCTTCCCTCCTTAGATGGTTTCTGATTATCTGTTTTCAGGACAATGAAAAATCTTATTCACCTGATGTGATTGTTTCAATAATGGCCTCCTTAGAAAGATCTACTTATGAAGCTCTTGGTTCTGACTTCCAGAAGTATAACCAGAAATTGAGACAGTTACTGTTCAACATCAAGGTATGTCCTGCTGACAACTGCACAGTTCACTTATTAGTTTATATCTAGTCCTAGAAATCACCAGTTTCACAAGAATAATACTAGGTAATTTTCTTATTGTTGTAACTCACATCACCATTAAACTTTCTCCTCCAGACTCTTAAGCTCAAATCTTTATTTAGTCTGAAATGTTGTTTTCTACTTATCATAATAGCAACCACTAAAATTTTGTGTCATTGTACTCTTAACGACATAAAGGTTTTTAACTCACCCAACCTTTACATCTCTGTGAATTATAATTTGATTGATAACCTAACATATTGCTGTTGTTTTTCATTTGCAGAATAGCCCTGTACTACGGAACCGGCTGATGAACAAGGAGCTTGATCCTCCAGTCCTGTTAACAATGTCTCCTGACGAACTAAAGGTGTAACCATCTTTCAAGAATTTTGCATTCTTTCAATTCAAAATGTACTTTACAGTTCGTTTCTTGTATGAAGCTGCATCAAAACAAAAACCAAACTAGTAACCTAAAACCAAAAAAAGGGGGTAATTTGGTTTGGTCTTCGGATTATTTTTACGCACTCCCCGTGGCTATGATTGTATCCATGGTTCTAGTGCCTTAGCCTAGTTGGTAGGAGTATAGAACATATTGGTTATAACTGTAGTTAATACAATGCATTTCTAGTTTTCTACACTAAATTCAAATAGGAGGCATGTCTGGTGCAAAACCAATTTGGTTCAAGCACCAATAAATGTTGAGCATTGCTTTTTTAAGAGAGTATAAAATGTATTTTTGAACATAATGTATATTAGAATGGAGGACGAAAATGTAATTGACTAAAGTTTGGTTTTCCGGAAGATTCTCTTTTAGTGGGTTGCTCACTTCAACCTGATATGCCTCCTTCTGTAACAGCCACCTGTTATTTCAATGAACTTCTTTAATATATTCTCTTTGCTATAATTATGATGTGTTCCTCATTTAACTTAAATATCTTTCTGTTCCATTCTTATCTAAATTCTAATTGTTGTTGCTGAACATTTTAGGTTGGCTTGACAGCAGCAGAGAGAACATCTGAACCTGAAGAATCAAGGAAGTTGCAGGTACTGTACATCATTCGTATTATATTCAGTAATTGTAGTTACGCAAGGGAAGAGTGAAGAATGTTCATCATGATAACTGAGTTTTCACATAGAGTTATTACTTTACGGTTCTCTGAGTTTGGTGTTTGTTTTATCTAGATGACTGATGCACGATGTGTAAGATGTGCAGAAAAGGAAGTAGGTGTATCTGATATTATTCATGCTGGTCATGGAGATCGCTATCAGGTATGTAAATGTTCCTTTCCTTTACTTTCAATCCTtggtcctttttttttactcaggagatatttgttttttttttaattttctggtCATACATATTGGTCTTTTCAATATTGCGTGTTTGTTAAGAACCTAACAGTAACATAAACACTTTACACCTACtaaatgtttttttaagcaACCCTTTGGAACTTTAAACCCACGATGAAATCAACTTGATTGGTAGGCTTTCAGATTTCAGATTTTGTTTGTAGTCAACCGTGATTCTTGAATATGCTTTTTGGAGATTCTTTAGGGTCAATAGCTatcaataaaaagaaaaccagatGCTTTTTTGGGTTAGTTAGTGGCTAATTTACATTTGGTATTGGTCTCGTTCTTGTTATTTTTAATGGGATCCATACACTTTTTAAGTAAAATCCACCATCCACTACCAACTTGAGTACATCAAGAGCAAATGCACGTTGGAAAAAGCAGTGCCAATCGAGCTCTTCTAGCCTATGATCATGCCCTTCGAGCTAACCAATGTTTGGATCTTGAGGAAGGCCAAGGAAAGGTCTCCTACAGCCGCTAGGTCGGTCTCTGACAGAAGGTGGTGGCATCTAGAAGAGAGAACGAGGTCGTTAACGTAGGTGGCGATAGGACCTTGAGGCTAGCGAGGCTAGTGGCCAGCGGCAAGATCTTAAGGGTGTGTGACGTGCTGAAGGAAAGTTTTCAACGGTGGAGATGGCCTAGGATGTCATTGATAGATCTTGTAGGACAACACAGGATGGAGTGGGAGGTCGTTGCTAGTGGCTTAGATGTCCGAGTGGAGCTTGTGAGGGCATGGTAGTGAACAGGTGGTGGTGGGTGATTAACGAGGGGAAAAAAGAAGACATGCATTCCCATGTATAAGCCAATTTAGGCCTGGAGTTCAATGAATTGGACCTATGCTCTTCAAGTTATGGTATGTTTCTATGGAAATGGGCCAACAATTCAATTCTTACCTAACTTGTCTTCCAAATGCCCGAAATGAATTGGGCCTAATTTCATTCATCAGATTTGGCCCTAATTCCTTGAACAAAACGGAGCATTACAAATTGTCCATACCAAACATAGTTGAAGTGTATGAAATAACAATATGGTCTTGTAGTTTATGAAGTACAAAAACATCTCACACAAAGCCTATTGCTAAATTTCTATCCACGATTGTTGACGAGCCCCATGGTAGTCTTTCCAAATTGTGGCTTGCCATAATAACTCGTCACACCGCTCTTCTTGTTGAGGCAGCCTAAAACCGCGCCTCACACCCTGCTTAGTGCACATGAAGATAACTTGCGtgaatttgagattttttgttttttgctaAACAAAATTTTGTGTTGTTACATCTTGATAAAAACTAACAAGCCATTCCCAAGCATTTGAGAAAAGCTAGTGGGGATTTAAAAACGTTGCATGCACAACTTGACAATCGTAACatctcttgttttcttttgttaaaGAGTACTTTGTAAAGTAAGTTCTAGTAGCATAAAAATACCTTATATTTAATGGTATTTTAACTTGCACACTATTTTATTAGTGGTGATGATGTTGTAATTAGCAAGTGGATCATGCATAGACTTTATTGAATACAATCCATTTTGATGCAACTAGAATGTAAATTTGTCCCTCTTCCATTACTTGCACAGTTACCAATCTAGTAAATAGATGGTCCCAAGCTACATATCTTATCCACTGGAGTCCTAGAAAGGACCATCTGGGTGATAGTGTCTTGTTTTCTTCGCACTATATTAGATATATTAGATGCGGAGTATTGTGGCTTAATAAGAGTAAGTAGCACCCAAGCAAATATCTTTCCAAACTCACCTATTACAATGTAAGACCTCTATCtcctactacctctgtcccataaaaatagAATTTCTACAGAATTAAGGATAGATTAGGAGGATACACAAATGACCATAATAACCTTGTTTAATAAACACACTACATGCATACATTCTATAGATAAACTTTGATtaaaaggaaggaaggaagactACAAGGCAACATACTTTGATGTAATTAATTTGTTGGGTCCCACATTGGTAGAAATACATTTTTTATAGGACAAAGGTTCAAGGGtagaaattcattttttatgggatggaggtagtagataTTTTGTTCTTAAGAAATCTTGCCACATCCCATTTTCTTTTTGGACCTTTGTTTTGGCTTAGCTTTATTAGCTTTCCGGTCACAAAAACTTGTTTTAGACTTTTACATGGTCCTTAAAAGAAACATGTTATGGATATACATGGTCTTCAAAATGGAACTAAAATCTAATTTCCAGTGCAAAACATTTGTAAAACCGAGAAAACTAGAATATTATGGAAGTAAATTTTTTAGGCAAGTCTACACATGATTTTCTTACACAatccaaatatttttaaaaacatcgattttcaaaattttgaagttTTGACTTAAGCCATGTTCAAATGACATGTTCTCGTGATAGTAGGGATTAGCATCTAGTTTGTGTGTTGAGATGAATCCCAACAAATTGTATTGAAAGTTCAAAATATAAAATgtagttaataattaattatactcAAATCAATacttacaaatgatttatatgGGGCCAATTGGATATGTATAGTCATATGCAAAGATGCAGTACTTTTATATAGGAGTCCTACAAACAACATATCCTTGCATATTTGTAGAACCTGCCATTATCCCCAACTCTATTTcaaataattactccctccgtcccataaaaaaccaacctagtgcTGGATATGAcacatagtacaacgaatctggacatgcagTCTTAGATTCacatccagattcgttgtactagaatatgtcacatccagtcctagattcattttttttgggacggagggagtagaccata encodes the following:
- the LOC4323937 gene encoding uncharacterized isoform X4 — translated: MGRRRRFAQLATTSDDDDDDAPAADAPPKAKPPPPPSSSSGPKKPKQRRLSSAAADDDDDVEEDDLELEEEEEDEKDLEEMRRNEEEERREETQTRRRRRRRGRKPKRPAEESEEDEEEEEEEAKAEEAREEENTEAVPIGEPVKITGRGKKQRKHYTSFEYEGNTFELEDPVLLTPEDSKEKPYVAILKDITETEGSLSVTGQWFYRPEEADKKGGGSWKASDTRELFYSFHIDDVPAESVMHKCVVHFIPQHKKIPSRKEHPGFIVQKVYDTVAKKLWNLTDKDYEDNKQHEIDLLVKKTIDRIGQLSDIEPADAPGDNNDQLSNKRGLRKRPVLPIDVSRDDALAGKSEQFGKAETPGSDKLKNYATLVKYKAVTGDQYRDRWLDKLVDTIPLTSKESAGASHADPGGATKSSTNGSSAKEVSSGDNEKSYSPDVIVSIMASLERSTYEALGSDFQKYNQKLRQLLFNIKNSPVLRNRLMNKELDPPVLLTMSPDELKVGLTAAERTSEPEESRKLQKRK
- the LOC4323937 gene encoding uncharacterized isoform X2 codes for the protein MGRRRRFAQLATTSDDDDDDAPAADAPPKAKPPPPPSSSSGPKKPKQRRLSSAAADDDDDVEEDDLELEEEEEDEKDLEEMRRNEEEERREETQTRRRRRRRGRKPKRPAEESEEDEEEEEEEAKAEEAREEENTEAVPIGEPVKITGRGKKQRKHYTSFEYEGNTFELEDPVLLTPEDSKEKPYVAILKDITETEGSLSVTGQWFYRPEEADKKGGGSWKASDTRELFYSFHIDDVPAESVMHKCVVHFIPQHKKIPSRKEHPGFIVQKVYDTVAKKLWNLTDKDYEDNKQHEIDLLVKKTIDRIGQLSDIEPADAPGDNNDQLSNKRGLRKRPVLPIDVSRDDALAGKSEQFGKAETPGSDKLKNYATLVKYKAVTGDQYRDRWLDKLVDTIPLTSKESAGASHADPGGATKSSTNGSSAKEDNEKSYSPDVIVSIMASLERSTYEALGSDFQKYNQKLRQLLFNIKNSPVLRNRLMNKELDPPVLLTMSPDELKVGLTAAERTSEPEESRKLQMTDARCVRCAEKEVGVSDIIHAGHGDRYQVLDTRTPLTTLLANNAPFSAPIFQRRRTSLCSENLDLKYCSLQTSLGILREKIMNIGRLPSVEFIRTCLHFQLLSFSSKCYSTLSNRYCLISYCALVCPNILMQMNQFLW
- the LOC4323937 gene encoding uncharacterized LOC4323937 is translated as MGRRRRFAQLATTSDDDDDDAPAADAPPKAKPPPPPSSSSGPKKPKQRRLSSAAADDDDDVEEDDLELEEEEEDEKDLEEMRRNEEEERREETQTRRRRRRRGRKPKRPAEESEEDEEEEEEEAKAEEAREEENTEAVPIGEPVKITGRGKKQRKHYTSFEYEGNTFELEDPVLLTPEDSKEKPYVAILKDITETEGSLSVTGQWFYRPEEADKKGGGSWKASDTRELFYSFHIDDVPAESVMHKCVVHFIPQHKKIPSRKEHPGFIVQKVYDTVAKKLWNLTDKDYEDNKQHEIDLLVKKTIDRIGQLSDIEPADAPGDNNDQLSNKRGLRKRPVLPIDVSRDDALAGKSEQFGKAETPGSDKLKNYATLVKYKAVTGDQYRDRWLDKLVDTIPLTSKESAGASHADPGGATKSSTNGSSAKEDNEKSYSPDVIVSIMASLERSTYEALGSDFQKYNQKLRQLLFNIKNSPVLRNRLMNKELDPPVLLTMSPDELKVGLTAAERTSEPEESRKLQMTDARCVRCAEKEVGVSDIIHAGHGDRYQLECNACGHSWFSSRDAITTLTVDTPTSAGGSVGTAPWATAKFDVMEKQLTSPRDHQPDKPLADALHKSAAPYMPTLEKQKSFGKHKPDEPSSAPAAGHE
- the LOC4323937 gene encoding uncharacterized isoform X5 yields the protein MGRRRRFAQLATTSDDDDDDAPAADAPPKAKPPPPPSSSSGPKKPKQRRLSSAAADDDDDVEEDDLELEEEEEDEKDLEEMRRNEEEERREETQTRRRRRRRGRKPKRPAEESEEDEEEEEEEAKAEEAREEENTEAVPIGEPVKITGRGKKQRKHYTSFEYEGNTFELEDPVLLTPEDSKEKPYVAILKDITETEGSLSVTGQWFYRPEEADKKGGGSWKASDTRELFYSFHIDDVPAESVMHKCVVHFIPQHKKIPSRKEHPGFIVQKVYDTVAKKLWNLTDKDYEDNKQHEIDLLVKKTIDRIGQLSDIEPADAPGDNNDQLSNKRGLRKRPVLPIDVSRDDALAGKSEQFGKAETPGSDKLKNYATLVKYKAVTGDQYRDRWLDKLVDTIPLTSKESAGASHADPGGATKSSTNGSSAKEDNEKSYSPDVIVSIMASLERSTYEALGSDFQKYNQKLRQLLFNIKNSPVLRNRLMNKELDPPVLLTMSPDELKVGLTAAERTSEPEESRKLQKRK
- the LOC4323937 gene encoding uncharacterized isoform X3, which translates into the protein MGRRRRFAQLATTSDDDDDDAPAADAPPKAKPPPPPSSSSGPKKPKQRRLSSAAADDDDDVEEDDLELEEEEEDEKDLEEMRRNEEEERREETQTRRRRRRRGRKPKRPAEESEEDEEEEEEEAKAEEAREEENTEAVPIGEPVKITGRGKKQRKHYTSFEYEGNTFELEDPVLLTPEDSKEKPYVAILKDITETEGSLSVTGQWFYRPEEADKKGGGSWKASDTRELFYSFHIDDVPAESVMHKCVVHFIPQHKKIPSRKEHPGFIVQKVYDTVAKKLWNLTDKDYEDNKQHEIDLLVKKTIDRIGQLSDIEPADAPGDNNDQLSNKRGLRKRPVLPIDVSRDDALAGKSEQFGKAETPGSDKLKNYATLVKYKAVTGDQYRDRWLDKLVDTIPLTSKESAGASHADPGGATKSSTNGSSAKEVSSGDNEKSYSPDVIVSIMASLERSTYEALGSDFQKYNQKLRQLLFNIKNSPVLRNRLMNKELDPPVLLTMSPDELKVGLTAAERTSEPEESRKLQMTDARCVRCAEKEVGVSDIIHAGHGDRYQLECNACGHSWFSSRDAITTLTVDTPTSAGGSVGTAPWATAKFDVMEKQLTSPRDHQPDKPLADALHKSAAPYMPTLEKQKSFGKHKPDEPSSAPAAGHE
- the LOC4323937 gene encoding uncharacterized isoform X1 — encoded protein: MGRRRRFAQLATTSDDDDDDAPAADAPPKAKPPPPPSSSSGPKKPKQRRLSSAAADDDDDVEEDDLELEEEEEDEKDLEEMRRNEEEERREETQTRRRRRRRGRKPKRPAEESEEDEEEEEEEAKAEEAREEENTEAVPIGEPVKITGRGKKQRKHYTSFEYEGNTFELEDPVLLTPEDSKEKPYVAILKDITETEGSLSVTGQWFYRPEEADKKGGGSWKASDTRELFYSFHIDDVPAESVMHKCVVHFIPQHKKIPSRKEHPGFIVQKVYDTVAKKLWNLTDKDYEDNKQHEIDLLVKKTIDRIGQLSDIEPADAPGDNNDQLSNKRGLRKRPVLPIDVSRDDALAGKSEQFGKAETPGSDKLKNYATLVKYKAVTGDQYRDRWLDKLVDTIPLTSKESAGASHADPGGATKSSTNGSSAKEVSSGDNEKSYSPDVIVSIMASLERSTYEALGSDFQKYNQKLRQLLFNIKNSPVLRNRLMNKELDPPVLLTMSPDELKVGLTAAERTSEPEESRKLQMTDARCVRCAEKEVGVSDIIHAGHGDRYQVLDTRTPLTTLLANNAPFSAPIFQRRRTSLCSENLDLKYCSLQTSLGILREKIMNIGRLPSVEFIRTCLHFQLLSFSSKCYSTLSNRYCLISYCALVCPNILMQMNQFLW